The following are encoded together in the Salvelinus fontinalis isolate EN_2023a chromosome 38, ASM2944872v1, whole genome shotgun sequence genome:
- the si:ch1073-228j22.2 gene encoding SPRY domain-containing SOCS box protein 2, translated as MGLSLSGWLRGIPAKMKKDAPSSSSFLPLSIPTSSRLSLLLNSSPVDPGDPRCRWSPTHCSPHFLLSQCGEEVTRAPTQQISDGARGEKGERGGMHVWEVLWCPTHRGSHAVIGVSTEHCPLQTSGYTALMGGDSQSWGWELTNNQLWHAGQALGRYPGERGVQAEEQSVSPPHPVPERVLLVLDADTGTLGYVVDDCFLGMAFKDLPQGVELFPAISSVRGGAFIRLRYLNGATCEPPALMALCGLSIHVSMGKERETQTDRLPLPPPLQRYILPSM; from the exons ATGGGTCTGTCACTGTCTGGCTGGCTGCGTGGTATCCCAGCCAAGATGAAGAAGGatgctccctcctcttcctccttcctcccgCTGTccatccctacctcctcccgcctTTCACTCCTCCTAAACTCCTCTCCCGTTGACCCTGGAGACCCCCGGTGCCGCTGGAGCCCCACACACTGTTCACCTCACTTCCTGCTGTCCCAGTGCGGGGAGGAAGTGACACGTGCACCCACCCAGCAGATCAGCGACGGGGCTCGGGGGGAGAAGGGGGAAAGGGGAGGAATGCACGTCTGGGAGGTGCTCTGGTGCCCCACCCACAGAGGAAGTCACGCTGTGATTGGTGTATCCACGGAGCACTGCCCGCTACAAACCTCTGGTTACACTGCACTGATGGGCGGAGACTCACAGTCCTGGGGATGGGAACTCACAAATAATCAGCTATGGCATGCAGGGCAAGCCCTGGGGAGATACCCCGGGGAGAGAGGGGTGCAGGCGGAAGAGCAATCTGTGTCCCCCCCCCACCCTGTCCCAGAGCGCGTGCTGCTGGTTCTGGACGCGGACACAGGAACTCTGGGATATGTAGTAGATGACTGCTTCCTGGGCATGGCCTTTAAGGACCTCCCCCAAGGGGTGGAGCTTTTCCCGGCCATCAGCAGCGTAAGGGGTGGAGCCTTCATACGACTACGCTACCTCAACGGAGCTACCT GTGAGCCTCCTGCACTGATGGCTCTCTGTGGTCTGTCCATCCATGTGTccatggggaaagagagagagactcagacagacagactacctctgcctcctcctcttcaacgcTACATCCTGCCCagcatgtga